The genomic window ACTGGTCCTGCCCCAGTCCCGGTCGGTGGCAAACATGTGTGTGTCGTCTGCAAAACACATAATGCTTACACCGTCCGGGACCACGACCCGCAAAGCTGGGTTGTACCCCACATTCCACAATGGGGGCCCCAAACGTGACCCCTGGAGTACACCCTCATCGACGTCCCTCCGATAGACATGTCCGTCCCGGCCCACATACTCGATGAATCTATCCCGTAGGTAGTCCCCGGTCATCCTTCTCAGTACTGGGGGCACTTCATGTTCAGCGAGTGCCCCCATTATCaccccatggggcagggtgttaaaGGCGTTCACTATGTCGAGTGAAACGCCCaacgccaccccaccccgggacgtggccgagtcgcattGGGAGCGCAGCGAGTCGATCGCATCGATGGTGCTGCGCCCCCGTCTAAAACCGTACTGCGACCCGGCCAGATCAGGGCCTACCCGGGATAGGTGCTCTGCGAGGCGGTCAGCTTATAACGCTTTCTAAAAGCTTCCCGATCTCGTCGAGCAAAACTATGGGCCGGTACGCGGAGGGACTCTCCGCGGGCCGTCCTTCCTTTCTTAGCAGGACCAGTCGTCCAACCTTCCATGCGGAGGGAAATACACCCTCCTTAAgacaggcgctgaagaggcgtctcaatcgcGGTCCAAGGACGCGCAGGGCCAATACCCAGGGccggccggggacgccgtcggggcccggaaCGGTGTTCCGAGCCCCCATGCGCCTAACGGCCTCGGCCAGCTCCCCCTCTGTGATCCCCATGTCGTCGGTCCATTCCACTTGGACCGGCGGGGGCCAGGGGTGGCTACCGTCGTCACGAGGAAACAACGTGTCCACCATCTGCCCCAAGAACTGGGGGTCTAGGCTCTCCGTCAcggggggcgcccagggccttaGTTTGCCCATTGCCCACAtataagggcgcccccacggatCGGCATCAAGAGAGCCGAGGAGCTCCTGCCATGCCCGAGACTTGGCCTCCCTGATGGCCAGCTGCAGAGCTACCACTAATACAACGGTAGCACCCGTACAGCTCTTCCTCCCCCGCTGGGTCGCGGTTCCTTCTCcgacgggccctttgccactggcgtcGGGCGACGTTGCAGTTCTGCCGAATGTCGGCGAtttcgcccgaccaccagtaggcggcccgtcTGGGGAGGCatttggcccggggcatggcgacGTCACAGATCGCCTTCATCGTGCCCCGGAACCATTTTACCTCCTCCCCTAAATCCGCAACTGGACCGACCGGTTGCTCCGGCCAGGTCACAGcgagggctgcggccatcagcgcGTCCCTGTCaagcctcttcagcgcccatctcAGCGGCGGTGGGCCGCTCGGCGGGCGACGTTCGGGGGTGGAGAAACCGAGGCGGATGTAGCGATGATCGCTAAGCGTCTCCGCCTCCTCCACCACCCTCCAACTCTGCACCATGCGTGCAGCCGAGGGAGTCGCGAACGATAGGTCAACGATCGACTCCCCCCGAGCGCGCACGCAGGTGCTGACCGAGCCCCGGTTCAGCAGCCAGAGctcgaattccgccgcccacTCGAGTACCGCCTCACCCCTCGCGtcagtcctcggggacccccacgATTGGGCAtgggagttgaaatccccgaggacgaGTGCCGGTCGGGGGTAGCAACAGGAGACTACATCTCCCACCCGACCTAAACACTCTTCGAACGCCGCGAGGGACCAACTGGGCGGGCAGTAGACGCCCACCACCGCGGTATCGCACCAGAGCACCGCCACAAACCTCCGCCACCGTTCTATTAGCGTAGGGGGCGGGGCAAAGGCGGTGCCAATCACTGCCACGGAGCCGCTGTCATGCCCGAACCAGTCGTGTCTGTCCGGGACTCGATACGTCTCCGCGGCCACAGCCAGCGCTAttttccactcggccaggtgATGCAGAAGAAGATCTTgcgccctggccgagtggttcaggTTGCCCTGTATTATGGGCCCTTTAGGCCTCATTGCTTTTTGGAGGGAGAGGCCGCATCCACGGCCCTACCTCCTTTTGGGGTGGCGGACCTGCCACCCCTCTTCTTCTTAGGCGCAGCAGCCTTAGTTGGCTGCTGCTGCGCCTGTTGGGGGGTGCTAGTCCCCCCTGGACGGCGCCCTTCTCCTTATTGGGCCTCCGGGACCTGGGGGCGCACGACTTCGCCCCCAACCGGTGCCCCGCGTTTCGCCCCAAGTCGGTGCACAAGGGGCACCGCGGGGAGGCGCTGCATGTGGCGGCCTTATGGTCCGACTCGCCGCAAACATAGTAGCGATCGGACCGATCCACCACGCACGTCCACCGCTGCCTCACATGGCCTTTTTCGAGGCAGCGGAAACACTGCAAAGGCCGCGCCGGCAGCGCCTCGACCCTGGCTGACGACCAGGCAACCAGGATCCTCCTGGAGGCGGCTATTTTTTTAAGCGCCGTCAGGGGGCATTTTGCCCAGACAGTGCCTAGCCGCGCCGGGGAGATTCTGATCTCCCCGACATTTAGATCGGCTGGGGCACAACCCCCCACAGCGGCCAACGCTGCCGCAACCTCCACTGGGGTCACCGAGTCATCGAGGCCCGAAATCCTCATCTCGCCCATTTTCATGGGGCGAGACACCCGGACCTCGGTGCCCTCGAACACCTCCTGAAGGCGACCGGCTAGCGCAGCCGCCCTCTCGGTGCGCTCCTCGCCCGGTATTTCGAGTACCAGGCCGCCAGTGACCGCCCGGCGGGGTCGAATCTCCGTTATTCCAATGGTCCGGAGATCGACCCTTTCCCGGACGGTGGCCATCACCTCGGCGTACGTGGCCTTGGCCTCTGGGGCCAAAGTCAAGGTGACAGCCGCTGTTTTAGGCGACCTGGTTACCTTCCTCTTCGGTGCGGGGACTGAGGCAGCTGGTTtcttggggggggggggcccTGGCACTCTGCTGCGTCCCTCGCAGCGCTGAGCCACCGGGTGTCGGAGGTGgcccctccttcttcttctcctggGCCCACTTGGCCTTGCGGTCAACCACTGTGGCCCAACTTTC from Osmia bicornis bicornis unplaced genomic scaffold, iOsmBic2.1, whole genome shotgun sequence includes these protein-coding regions:
- the LOC123988728 gene encoding uncharacterized protein LOC123988728, with the translated sequence MRPKGPIIQGNLNHSARAQDLLLHHLAEWKIALAVAAETYRVPDRHDWFGHDSGSVAVIGTAFAPPPTLIERWRRFVAVLWCDTAVVGVYCPPSWSLAAFEECLGRVGDVVSCCYPRPALVLGDFNSHAQSWGSPRTDARGEAVLEWAAEFELWLLNRGSVSTCVRARGESIVDLSFATPSAARMVQSWRVVEEAETLSDHRYIRLGFSTPERRPPSGPPPLRWALKRLDRDALMAAALAVTWPEQPVGPVADLGEEVKWFRGTMKAICDVAMPRAKCLPRRAAYWWSGEIADIRQNCNVARRQWQRARRRRNRDPAGEEELYGCYRCISGSSAAGHQGGQVSGMAGAPRLS